The DNA segment CACGCGATCAAAGTGAAAGCACAAGGGAGAAAGCAAACCACGTGTGCTCTttcggggggaggggggcagtaGCGATGCCGGAAAGCAGAGAAACCGGAAACGATAAGACGGGCGAGCTCCGTTGCAGGGCGCGCACGGGAAGTAAATGGAGAAAGGAAGCCAGATACAGAGAAGCCGTCGCGCTCGGGcagcaacgcacacacacacacacacgagcgaGCAAACACTAGCAAAAGCCTCGATGTGCGAAGgggtctgccgctgctcgcgtatatatatatatttgtgtgtatatatacttgtgtgggtgtgtacGTCTTGTGTGAGTCCGCAATAGCcatgcacacgtacacacagcagaaagcagagagggaggggtgtgatggggagaagaagggaggggtgggggaatgTCACAAGGGAAGGCTCTAGAGATAGAAGAGTTTACCGTACATGTACACGGAGATGACCCGAAAACAGAAACaagaagaggcggagaaaAGAGAGCAGTAAGCGAATGAGCCTGCGTGATGCGCAGTCCGAtaaaagggagagggatgggTGGGGTCGCTATGTTGCCTCCCTTCTCGTGCTACCGCCTGTTTCTGTGCGTGAATGTAGGCGTgatgtatgtgcgtgtgtgcaagAGGTGGCGGATGACGTCTTtgagagagacgcgcacaggcaAAACGCGACCCCGCTGCAAAGTTGTCGCTTCGCTGGCGCCAGTACCGTAGCGCGTGAGAAGCATGCAGGGCATTTTGTGCACGCACGGGTTTCAAAGCGTTCCGACCCCCGATGATACGCACGCATGCGTACACACAGTGCCACGCACGCGAAGGCGTTGCGGAGTCCAGAGCAGAGGAGGACAGAAGAAGGAAAGGGTGTGGTCAGAAGAACGGCATGGCTATGGGCCGGTGGTGAGCAGAGGGGGCTCATCAGAAGAAAAGCGGTTGCAGTAACGCTTCGCACGGTGCCCACTGGTGTTGCCACGCGTCGGTTGCCTCTCTTGTCTGATAATGTTGGGCGTACAAAGAAGCGTTCCTCCAAATGGCACCTTGAGGTGCGCGCAAGGCACAGCGCACCTGATGTGACGGCCTGCCGTGCCGCCATATGCACCTTCATGTTCTGTGAATAGCGTGCTTTGCTCTCGCTACCAGAGAGCAACTCGCATCGAGGGACGGTCGTAGGCTCGAACACACACCAGCAACGCGGGGAAAGGAAACGCACGGAACAAATAGGCATGCTCACGTACGAAGAGACCAAGTGCCGCAGTCAAGATCTCAACCTAACGCCTCgcctaccccccccccatgcGAGTGAGGAGGTGCGGAGAGGGTTGGCAGGGCCAATGGTGGAAACGAGGAATGAGTGCACGCTGCAGAACGCagagcgacagcggcagacCAAACAGCGCCACCGTCTTTTCATCGTTCAGGCGCGCCGAGAGATAATGGTGCACCTGAACGATCGGGATACACAGCGATACACCGCACACATACCCACTTGGGGCATCAGCCGCAACTACATATCTCGTCAAAGCAACGAGAATTCAAGCCATGGTTGCAGACGCCTTACCCCCTCCACCGTCTACACAGAACAAAAACGTGCACGTCTCGATGGACTCCCTTGACCTGAGGGCCTGTcgtgcccctcctcccaacCTACTGGCCCCCGCCTGCTCACAGACGAATCCTGGATTTCCTCTAGGAGGGCAGTGAGTGTATAAAATCCTTGCTGTTCAGCATCGACGTCGTAATGAGGGAGACGTGCGCCTCGATCTTGGCGGTGTACGGCTCCGTCGATGGCCCCGTGACGCCGTCGGTGCCCAGCTTACGCGATACCTGCTTGCCGAAGTTCATCAGCGTCTCCTGGTTATTGTCCACGTTGCCTTCGTTGatctgcgccagcagcatcgcctccgAAAAAGTGTAGCCGCCAATGTACACAACGATAATGTCCTTGGCGCGCACAAACGGCGCCTGGCCAGCGGGAATAGGACACCCCGGCACCCTCTGCACCGGATACTTCTCTACCGATAGTGTACCGTTGTAGACACGGTTGATGATCTTCTTGACGAGCGGTACGTGCTGTGTGAGCACATTCTGCACGTCCTTGCCAAACTGCCCAACAGCCTTCGCGACCGTCTTGAGCATGTGCCCCGTTGAAGATCGGAATATCTCGTGGCACCGCTGGTCCTGTCCAGCATACTCGATAAGGCGGTCGATCAGCTGGACCTTCTCCTGCGGGCATTGACGCTGCATGAGCTCCTGCTTTAGCTGCATGATGATGTTGCCGGCCACCCTTTCGTAGTGCAGGTGGTACAGCATCACAATGCGCAGCGCATCGTCGACGTCCGTCTTGGGGTCCTGTACCACCTCCAGCACGAGGCGGCTGTGCTCCGTCACGTTGTTGTTGGAGATGATGTCCTGCTCGAGTACCGAGAGCCGCGTGAGGTTTCGGCCGTTGATCTCGGCAACCAGCTCGCTCGTGATAGCGCAGTGTCGGGTCACCTGCACCGACTGCTTGCGAGCCTCAGGGAAGCGGTTCATGAAATTTTTGATTTCATCCAAGGAAACGGTGTTGCGGTCAAATTGGTTCATCTCCTTGTACGCCTTCACCATCTCACTCACCGCCACGCAGACCTGGCCCCAATCGTCGTAGCGATGCTGGCCAAAAAAGCCGTCCGTCTGCGGCGCGACGACATGCACGCGATCCTCCGGCTTCGCATCTGGGTCGTCGATGACGACTTCGTTGCCGCGCTGGAAGCCGATCAGCTCATGAATCATTGCCTCGTAGGTCCAGGGCATCAACAGTGGGGTGACAGGGTCGTCCTTGCGGTCCAAGATCACCAGCACACTCTCGGTGGCCTTGAGGTCAGGGAATGTGGCGTGAACACTCTTCATGCGAGCTGCCACCTCGACCGCGAGCTTCTCGGAAACCTTGCTGCCCTCGCGGTACCGAATGACAGCCCGGCGATTCGTCGACAGCAGCATGCTAATGATGCCCTCCGACATGCGCTCGAGCGACTTGGGGTCCCACTGACTGTACGTGATGGGGTTCATGAACGGGCTTGGGCCTTTGGCCAGCGGCGAGGGTTTCAGCTGCATCAGACACACCCACTCCGTCACGGGAATGGAGTTGATGTACAGTTCCCCAACGCGCGACACTAGATTAAGCACATCTGCGTTCGCCAAGGACTGCACCAGCGAGGAGTCTAGCATGTAGGTAAAGTAGATGTCATAGGAGGCGAAGTTgccctccgccagctcctgATATACAGCTGCCAACGATGCCGCAGAGGGGCGGCACACAATCACACAGGAGAAGTGCTTCATGGGATAGCGCTCCTCGTTCGCCAGCATATCGACCAGCACTACATtatgctgcagcagctggtgctgAGAATAGGCAACGGAGAGGATTTCACGAGTCGCATCATCGCACAGGAGCACCTTGAGACCCGCCGTGGCGCTAAAAGCTGTGTTCAAGTAGTTCCAAGCCTGTTCCAGGCAGTTGCGGCGCCCGCGGTTTACCTTCGAGGAGGATACGGAAGACATTTTGTTGCCGTGCCGAACGAGGAGCGAAGAAATGACGAACGCCTAAAGCGCTCGCGCACGGCCGGCGAGCACCGTGCACAAAGGGGCTCGAAAGAAAGAGCACgacgagggcggcagcggcggcgctacTGTGTCGACCACGTGACGTCCAAACAAAGAGCAACAGCAAGAAGGTGGAGACTGGAACACGCAAGACGCACGCAAAAGGGGTGAAAATGcaaaagaggaggggtgcGGGGAAACAGCTGATGTGAAGTCAAGTGTCCCAGCCTCACCACAACCgacacggcagcgcggctcAAGAGGAACAAccgaaaaaaagggggaaaagggagggggcagagaaagcgaagaCGGGAAACGGCATAGATGACGGGGTGCTGCAGTTGTATCGCAGCCAAGGCCAAAACGTTGAGCAACGGTCCGACGTCCCGCTGAAAGCTACTCGCCAAAGCGCGAACCCTCTCTATCCATACGTTTTCGGGCAGGCTGCATGTGCACCACGGCCGAAAGGCGCAGGCTCAGGGTAATGGGTGGGGAGGTGATAAAGTGGCGGTGTGTAGTGGAAGCGGTGTGTGCTCACGGAGAGAAAACACATATCacggagaagggagggagaccGGTATACTTGGCCGCTGCTACTGCAGACGCTTGtgacagagagagataaGGCACGCTCTCTCATGAGCTGCGCATCACGAAATGTCAAGCACCGCGTACGGCGCCTCAAgtgccgaggcggctgccAGTGTGCATAGCTCGTttgacgtgtgtgtggctcgCTTTC comes from the Leishmania infantum JPCM5 genome chromosome 36 genome and includes:
- a CDS encoding putative vacuolar protein sorting-associated protein, translating into MSSVSSSKVNRGRRNCLEQAWNYLNTAFSATAGLKVLLCDDATREILSVAYSQHQLLQHNVVLVDMLANEERYPMKHFSCVIVCRPSAASLAAVYQELAEGNFASYDIYFTYMLDSSLVQSLANADVLNLVSRVGELYINSIPVTEWVCLMQLKPSPLAKGPSPFMNPITYSQWDPKSLERMSEGIISMLLSTNRRAVIRYREGSKVSEKLAVEVAARMKSVHATFPDLKATESVLVILDRKDDPVTPLLMPWTYEAMIHELIGFQRGNEVVIDDPDAKPEDRVHVVAPQTDGFFGQHRYDDWGQVCVAVSEMVKAYKEMNQFDRNTVSLDEIKNFMNRFPEARKQSVQVTRHCAITSELVAEINGRNLTRLSVLEQDIISNNNVTEHSRLVLEVVQDPKTDVDDALRIVMLYHLHYERVAGNIIMQLKQELMQRQCPQEKVQLIDRLIEYAGQDQRCHEIFRSSTGHMLKTVAKAVGQFGKDVQNVLTQHVPLVKKIINRVYNGTLSVEKYPVQRVPGCPIPAGQAPFVRAKDIIVVYIGGYTFSEAMLLAQINEGNVDNNQETLMNFGKQVSRKLGTDGVTGPSTEPYTAKIEAHVSLITTSMLNSKDFIHSLPS